A single region of the Mesotoga sp. BH458_6_3_2_1 genome encodes:
- a CDS encoding carbohydrate ABC transporter permease, protein MKKNRSLWLVGKIAFWILIIFIFFYMLFPFYWAVNSSLKSEAQLQMTPATLLPVDRNGKFAPTLQNYVAIFNDGTFVRALWNSTIVAGLTTVLALGVGSFAAYAMGKLRFKGKRLTLYLILSLTMFPQITVLSGLYAVITTLNLGARMSLILSYMIFTLPFTTWVLTAFFKELPTEIMQSAWVDGATPFQTFYMILLPLTAPALVTAGLLAFIAAWNEYIFALTFTTIAPEARTIPVAISLFTGSVSRQVPFGEIMAGAVIVTVPVVALVFIFQRRIVQGLTAGAVKG, encoded by the coding sequence ATGAAGAAGAATAGATCGCTTTGGTTGGTGGGTAAGATCGCGTTCTGGATACTTATTATATTTATCTTCTTCTACATGCTCTTCCCCTTCTACTGGGCAGTGAATTCATCGCTGAAGTCCGAGGCTCAGCTCCAGATGACTCCGGCGACTCTTTTGCCCGTTGACAGGAATGGGAAGTTTGCTCCAACGCTTCAGAATTACGTCGCAATTTTCAATGACGGAACCTTTGTCAGAGCATTGTGGAACAGCACTATTGTCGCGGGTCTTACTACAGTTCTAGCATTAGGGGTAGGATCGTTCGCAGCCTATGCGATGGGCAAGCTAAGGTTCAAAGGAAAGAGACTAACTCTGTATCTCATACTGTCTCTCACAATGTTTCCCCAGATTACAGTACTTTCAGGATTGTATGCAGTTATTACAACACTCAACCTAGGGGCAAGAATGAGCTTAATCCTCTCATATATGATATTTACGTTGCCCTTCACAACTTGGGTCCTCACTGCCTTCTTCAAGGAGCTACCGACGGAGATTATGCAGTCAGCATGGGTTGACGGTGCTACACCTTTTCAGACTTTCTATATGATATTGTTGCCTCTGACTGCTCCTGCACTTGTTACAGCTGGTTTACTTGCGTTCATTGCAGCATGGAACGAGTATATTTTCGCTCTCACTTTTACTACTATTGCGCCAGAAGCAAGGACGATACCAGTCGCCATTTCACTGTTCACAGGATCGGTTTCAAGGCAAGTGCCATTTGGGGAGATCATGGCCGGAGCTGTCATAGTAACAGTTCCTGTGGTCGCTCTTGTTTTCATCTTTCAAAGAAGAATAGTGCAGGGTTTGACTGCGGGCGCCGTGAAGGGCTAA
- a CDS encoding ABC transporter substrate-binding protein — MKKVLLAFMVALFALVAVSETIITVAAGAVGQELELTKKAAERYMEIHPDVTVRVLDTPDMVQDRLGLYLQFLEARSSEIDVYQVDVIWPGDLAQHFVDLYEYNADKVVSMHFPAIVENNTVDGKLVAIPWFTDAGLLYYRTDLLEKYGLNPPTTWDELEEASKIIQEGERKTNPDFWGFVWQGNAYEGLTCDALEWLASNDAGSIISPDKKITIANANAVEILEKVAGWVGTISPSGVLTFAEEDARAVWQTGNAAFMRNWPYAYSLSKGEDSAVAGKFDVSPLPAGKSGNGAATLGGWQLSVSKYSNNPEIAADFALFMAGYEMQKMRAVEGSFNPTIEALYADYEVLEANPFFGSLYYVFTNAVARPSTATAPRYNEVSTLFFKAVHSVLSGTADAQNALEELALDLEDLTGFEVVWGF, encoded by the coding sequence ATGAAGAAAGTTCTATTGGCTTTTATGGTAGCGTTATTCGCCCTGGTTGCAGTTTCAGAGACAATTATCACTGTTGCGGCAGGGGCCGTTGGTCAGGAGCTTGAACTGACAAAGAAAGCAGCGGAAAGATACATGGAGATTCATCCCGATGTGACTGTGAGAGTTCTGGACACACCAGACATGGTCCAGGATAGACTCGGACTCTATCTTCAATTTCTGGAAGCAAGAAGTTCCGAGATCGATGTCTATCAAGTAGATGTTATATGGCCGGGTGATCTTGCCCAGCATTTTGTCGATCTTTACGAGTATAACGCCGACAAGGTTGTATCTATGCATTTCCCTGCAATAGTTGAAAACAACACTGTTGATGGAAAGCTCGTTGCCATACCATGGTTCACAGATGCGGGTCTTCTTTACTATCGAACTGATCTTCTTGAGAAGTATGGGCTTAACCCACCGACTACGTGGGACGAACTCGAAGAAGCATCGAAAATTATCCAGGAAGGCGAAAGGAAGACAAATCCAGATTTTTGGGGATTTGTGTGGCAGGGTAATGCTTACGAAGGTTTGACATGCGATGCGCTTGAATGGCTCGCATCAAATGATGCAGGATCAATTATCAGCCCTGATAAGAAGATCACAATAGCAAACGCCAATGCAGTCGAGATTCTTGAAAAGGTAGCTGGTTGGGTTGGAACCATCTCCCCCAGCGGAGTCTTGACTTTCGCTGAGGAGGATGCCAGAGCGGTTTGGCAAACTGGAAACGCTGCCTTCATGAGAAATTGGCCTTATGCATACAGTCTAAGTAAGGGCGAGGACAGCGCCGTCGCGGGCAAGTTCGATGTCTCTCCTCTTCCGGCAGGGAAGAGTGGGAACGGAGCCGCTACGCTCGGTGGTTGGCAGCTTTCAGTAAGCAAGTACAGTAACAATCCCGAAATTGCGGCGGATTTCGCATTGTTCATGGCCGGTTACGAAATGCAGAAGATGAGAGCTGTTGAAGGTTCCTTTAATCCTACGATTGAAGCTCTTTACGCAGACTACGAAGTGCTTGAAGCGAATCCATTCTTTGGCTCGCTTTATTACGTATTTACAAACGCTGTCGCTAGACCATCAACAGCAACTGCTCCGCGATATAATGAAGTATCTACTCTGTTTTTCAAGGCCGTTCACAGTGTCCTTTCCGGAACAGCGGATGCACAGAACGCACTTGAAGAGCTTGCCCTCGATCTCGAAGATTTGACTGGATTCGAGGTCGTCTGGGGATTCTAG
- a CDS encoding glycosyltransferase encodes MKNAQVMEKKLKDYEPFAEKSLIESIHELSGDLRGLRVLHINATSFGGGVAEILHTLIPLMKDCGLKVDWKVIDAPSNFFDLSKRMHNALQGKEDSLSDEDKRLFESVEEENARLIKPDEYDIVVIHDPQPVGLPSFADFGHCKLVWRCHIDTSSPNQTFWDYLNSFLSQYDAGIFTLKSYAKDGISIDRIYEIPPSIDPLSNKNRDLSDIEMRQALKKLGISNKESVITQVSRFDPWKDPIGVVDVYRKLKRKFEDIKLLLIGSMASDDPEGWKIYEDLLRYIGMDYDVKVLSNFQGIGDIEVNAAQRVSKAVIQKSLREGFALTMSEAMWKKTPVVGGNVGGIPLQVHHGVNGYLVESVEETVECTRRILENPSRAAEMGAKGFEIVKKDFLSTRHLYQYLQLFRDLVS; translated from the coding sequence ATGAAGAATGCGCAAGTAATGGAAAAAAAGCTGAAAGATTATGAACCTTTTGCTGAAAAGAGCTTGATTGAGAGCATTCATGAGCTTTCCGGAGATCTTCGTGGACTGAGGGTCCTGCATATCAACGCGACTTCTTTCGGTGGCGGAGTAGCTGAGATTCTTCACACTTTGATTCCCCTCATGAAAGACTGCGGACTAAAGGTTGACTGGAAGGTAATTGACGCCCCTTCGAATTTCTTCGACCTGAGTAAGAGGATGCACAACGCGCTTCAGGGAAAGGAAGATTCTCTCTCAGATGAAGACAAGAGACTCTTCGAAAGTGTGGAAGAGGAGAACGCTCGCTTAATCAAACCAGACGAATACGATATTGTGGTCATCCATGACCCGCAGCCCGTTGGTCTGCCTTCCTTTGCAGACTTCGGTCACTGTAAACTAGTCTGGAGGTGTCATATAGATACGTCTTCACCCAACCAGACCTTCTGGGATTATCTAAACTCCTTCCTGTCTCAATATGATGCAGGAATCTTCACTCTCAAGAGCTACGCAAAAGACGGAATTTCTATCGATAGAATCTATGAGATTCCACCTTCAATCGACCCGTTGAGTAACAAGAACAGAGATCTTTCCGATATTGAGATGAGGCAGGCGTTGAAGAAGCTGGGAATTTCGAATAAGGAGTCGGTGATCACTCAAGTATCTAGATTCGACCCCTGGAAGGACCCGATTGGTGTTGTCGATGTTTATAGAAAGTTGAAGAGGAAGTTTGAGGATATTAAGCTTCTTCTAATTGGATCTATGGCTTCAGATGATCCTGAGGGATGGAAAATCTATGAAGATTTGCTGAGGTATATTGGCATGGATTATGATGTCAAGGTCTTGTCGAACTTCCAGGGAATTGGTGATATAGAGGTGAATGCAGCGCAGAGAGTCAGCAAAGCAGTTATTCAAAAATCGCTTCGAGAGGGTTTTGCTCTAACTATGAGCGAAGCTATGTGGAAGAAGACACCTGTTGTAGGAGGTAATGTGGGTGGGATCCCTCTTCAGGTACATCATGGAGTAAACGGATATCTTGTGGAAAGTGTGGAAGAGACTGTCGAGTGTACACGAAGGATACTTGAGAACCCTAGTCGTGCAGCAGAAATGGGCGCAAAGGGTTTCGAGATTGTGAAAAAGGACTTTCTCAGTACGAGACACCTTTATCAGTATCTTCAGCTCTTCCGAGATCTGGTGAGTTGA